In Zalophus californianus isolate mZalCal1 chromosome 4, mZalCal1.pri.v2, whole genome shotgun sequence, the following proteins share a genomic window:
- the LOC113925280 gene encoding ATP synthase subunit g, mitochondrial, with protein sequence MAQFVRNLAEKAPALVNAAVTYSKPRLATFWHYAKVELVPPTPAEIPTAIQSLKKIVKSAQTGSFKQLTVKEALLNGLVATEVWMWFYVGEIIGKRGLIGYNV encoded by the coding sequence ATGGCCCAGTTTGTCCGTAACCTCGCGGAGAAGGCCCCGGCGCTGGTGAACGCTGCTGTGACTTACTCAAAGCCTCGACTGGCCACATTTTGGCACTATGCCAAGGTTGAGCTGGTTCCTCCAACCCCTGCTGAGATCCCTACAGCTATTCAGAGCCTGAAAAAAATAGTCAAGAGTGCTCAAACTGGTAGCTTCAAACAGCTCACAGTTAAGGAAGCTCTGCTGAATGGTTTGGTGGCCACCGAGGTGTGGATGTGGTTTTATGTCGGCGAGATCATAGGCAAGCGTGGCCTCATTGGCTATAATGTTTGA